In Apilactobacillus bombintestini, one genomic interval encodes:
- a CDS encoding aminotransferase class V-fold PLP-dependent enzyme: MDNLHVRHHFPVFNKQNADMIYFDNAATTQKPRYVIDTISDYYVNHNFNVHRSVYSDAGETTARFEKARQHVAEFINAASPQQIVFTSGTTDSINLIANGYYANHLQAGDEIVVSIAEHHSNLLPWQRLAKKNGATLRFIPLTDDATLDLTAAKKIISDKTKLVAVTWVSNVLGDISPIADLTELAHQHGADILVDGAQAAPELPIDVEKIPMDWLAFSGHKMLAPTGIGILYGKTSLLENMNSPRLGGEMIESVSTTSYKPKELPYRLEAGTPNIEGVIGLDAALLYLEELEMPKVKTHCQKLGQYLYDELDQLDGVTVYGPKLRETGIVAFNVDGIHPHDAATFLDAKHIDVRAGQHCAEPLTHQLGVNATLRASLYIYNTRSECKRLVDSIKEMKEFFHGFN; encoded by the coding sequence ATGGATAATTTACACGTCCGTCATCATTTTCCCGTTTTCAATAAACAAAATGCTGACATGATTTATTTTGATAACGCTGCAACTACGCAAAAGCCCCGTTACGTCATTGATACCATTAGCGACTATTACGTAAATCACAATTTTAATGTTCATCGCAGTGTCTATTCTGACGCTGGCGAAACCACCGCACGATTTGAAAAAGCACGACAACATGTTGCTGAATTTATTAATGCTGCTTCACCCCAACAGATAGTTTTTACTTCTGGTACTACCGACAGTATTAACCTAATCGCTAACGGATATTACGCTAATCATTTACAAGCTGGCGACGAAATCGTGGTTTCCATTGCCGAACACCACAGTAATTTGTTGCCTTGGCAACGATTAGCTAAGAAAAACGGCGCTACTTTGCGTTTCATCCCCTTAACTGATGATGCTACTTTAGACCTCACAGCAGCTAAAAAAATCATTTCCGATAAAACTAAATTAGTTGCTGTTACCTGGGTATCTAATGTATTAGGTGATATTAGTCCTATCGCCGATCTAACTGAATTAGCCCATCAACATGGTGCCGATATTTTAGTTGACGGTGCACAAGCTGCCCCTGAATTGCCTATCGATGTAGAAAAAATTCCTATGGACTGGTTAGCTTTTTCCGGTCATAAGATGCTAGCCCCTACTGGCATCGGAATTTTATACGGCAAAACTTCGCTACTAGAAAATATGAACAGTCCTCGATTAGGTGGCGAAATGATTGAATCCGTTTCTACTACTTCCTACAAACCTAAAGAGCTTCCCTACCGTCTAGAAGCTGGTACGCCCAACATTGAAGGCGTTATTGGCCTAGACGCGGCTCTTTTATATTTAGAAGAATTAGAAATGCCGAAAGTTAAAACCCATTGTCAAAAACTGGGTCAGTATTTATACGATGAATTAGATCAACTAGACGGCGTTACCGTTTACGGTCCTAAGCTACGTGAAACGGGAATTGTCGCCTTTAACGTCGACGGTATTCATCCCCATGATGCTGCTACTTTCTTGGATGCCAAACACATTGATGTTCGTGCGGGACAGCACTGTGCCGAACCGCTAACTCATCAATTAGGCGTTAATGCTACATTGCGTGCCAGTTTATACATTTACAACACTAGAAGTGAATGTAAACGATTAGTCGATTCTATTAAAGAAATGAAGGAATTTTTCCATGGATTTAACTAG
- the sufU gene encoding Fe-S cluster assembly sulfur transfer protein SufU has product MDLTSIYQRIILQKAQECPNSHEVTGGVHLTNPTCGDDIKITADISRNQLTNLRVACDGCIICKGATAMMLEAIENLSTDEINQLVLNMSKMMTHEDFDDQLLGDLVAFQAVVKLPIRIKCAMLPFKAIYQLINGDDTHR; this is encoded by the coding sequence ATGGATTTAACTAGTATTTACCAACGCATTATTTTACAAAAAGCTCAAGAATGTCCTAATTCCCACGAAGTTACGGGTGGAGTTCACCTCACCAATCCCACATGTGGTGATGATATCAAGATTACTGCTGACATTTCCCGTAACCAACTAACTAACTTACGAGTGGCATGCGACGGCTGCATAATTTGTAAAGGTGCGACTGCAATGATGCTAGAAGCCATTGAAAATTTATCGACTGATGAAATCAACCAATTAGTATTAAACATGTCTAAAATGATGACGCACGAAGATTTCGATGATCAACTATTAGGTGATTTAGTTGCTTTTCAAGCGGTAGTTAAATTACCTATTCGGATTAAATGCGCCATGTTACCTTTTAAAGCTATTTATCAATTAATTAACGGAGATGATACCCATCGATAA